Below is a window of Alkalidesulfovibrio alkalitolerans DSM 16529 DNA.
CCGTCGAGCGTGTCCGGGAATTGCACTTCGAGGCCAGGGAGCGGCTTGCGCGGCTCAAGTACTATTTTGTTAAGCTGAAGCTCGACGACGGTACCCTCGGCTGGCCCGAGGAGGCTCCATTCGATCGCATCATCGTCACTGCTGGAGGGCCCAAAGTGCCCGAACCGCTCGTCGAGCAACTCGCCGACGACGGCATCCTCGTCATTCCCGTTGGACCGAGCAAAAGGGCGCAGACGCTCAAGGTCGTCCGCAAGGAGCGTGGACTTGTTCGCACGGAGGACCGCACGCCGGTCATCTTCGTCGATCTCGTCGGCCGTCATGGATGGGACGGGTAGGGTGGGGGAACAGGCTCAAGGCTCTCGGTGCGGCTTGGGGTCGAGCGGAAACTCGTCGTGGCGTGAGGCGGGTCTTGTTTCCCTCAAAGGGTTCTGTATGGGAGTTGCGGATGTCATCCCGGGGGTTTCGGGAGGCACCATAGCATTCATCACCGGGATATACGATCAACTCGTCGAGTCCATTCGATCGTTTGATGTCGCATTCCTGCGGCTTCTGATGCGGGGACAATTCGTTGCGGCCTTCGAGCACGTCCATTTTCGCTTCCTGGCTCCTCTTCTGTTCGGCATCGCGGTGGCGATCGTTTCCATGGCTAGGATCATGCATCATGTAATGGACCATTATCCGGTTCAGACCTGGGCCTTGTTTTTCGGCCTCATTGCGGCCTCAATCCTGGTCGTTGGTCGGCAGATCAAGCCGTTTCGTCCGACGAACGTGGCTTTGGTCCTGTGCGGAACCCTTGCCGCCTACTGGATCGTGGGCCTCATTCCTGTGGAAACCCCCGACGAGTCATGGTTCATCTTCGTGTGCGGCGCGCTGGCCATCTGCGCCATGATCCTGCCCGGCATCTCGGGCGCGTTCATACTGCTCGTGCTCGGTAAATACCATTTCATCACGGCAGCCGTGAAGAATCCCTTCGTCCACGAAAGCATCGGGATCATCGCCGTCTTCGGGGCGGGCTGCGTCGTGGGAATAATGGGGTTCTCCCGTCTCCTTCACTGGCTTCTCCTGCATCGCCGGGCAGCCACGATAAGCATTCTTACGGGTTTCATGCTCGGCGCCATGCGTAAAATATGGCCCTGGAAGGAAGTGCTGGAGACGCGGGTGATGGGAGTCAGGGAATTTGTCATTCGCGAGGCCAATGTTCTGCCCCGGGCGGTCGACGTAGAGTTTTGGACAGCCCTGGCCCTGATGTGCGCGGGATTTCTGGGGGTCATGCTCCTTGAACGCGCCTGCATGAAGCCGGAATCCGTGCTGGAGTCATGAGCGTGCTTGCCCTCGGGGCTGCTTGGAGCTATTGCATAGCGTACAAAATAGACACTTGAAAGGATCTTTATCCCAATGACATCGCAATCGTGTTCCTCGTGCAGCGGAGGCAAGGGCGGCAGCGCCGCTCAGGCCATGCAGGACGAACTCATCAAAAGCACCTTGGCGCGCATCCGCTACAAACTTTTCGTCATGAGCGGCAAGGGCGGTGTGGGCAAGAGTTCCGTGGCGGTAAACATCGCTGCGGCTCTTTCGACCATGGGCTATCGCGTGGGGATCTTGGACGTGGACATTCACGGTCCCTCTGTTCCAGGTCTGCTGGGCATCAAGGGGCAGCTCGACGTTGACAGAGGGCGTATCATCCGCCCCAAGCAGTATGCGGAGAACCTCTCCGTGGTCTCCATGGAGTCTCTCCTCAAGGACCCTGATCAGGCCGTTCTCTGGCGTGGTCCCATGAAGACTTCAGCCATACGGCAGTTTGTGGCCGACGTGTCCTGGGGCGACCTCGATTTTCTGGTCATCGACTCGCCTCCTGGAACCGGCGACGAACACATGACCGTTCTGAAGACGATTCCGGACGCCCTGTGCGTCATCGTCACCACGCCGCAGGAAGTTTCCCTGGCCGACGTGCGCAAGGCGGTCAATTTTCTTCAGTACGCCAAGGCCGGGATACTCGGCGTTGTGGAGAACATGAGCGGACTCATCTGTCCGCATTGCCGGGAAGAGATCGAGTTGTTCAAAAAGGGAGGCGGCCGCGAACTGGCAGAGCGCTACGGGCTACCTTTCCTTGGGGCCATTCCCCTCGATCCGGCCACGGTCGTGGCCAGCGATCTCGGCAAGCCGGTGGTGATGCTGTCCGAGGAGACTCCGGTCAAGGCTGCGCTCATGCAGTTGGCCAGGACGATCGTTGCGGAGACGGAGAAAAGTCTGGAGGCGGCGGCCGCGCAAGGTCCCGTTCTTGAATAGTCAACATTGCGGAATTATTAAATGTTCAATCTCGCAAACAAGCTGACGCTCCTGCGGATTGCAGCCGTGCCGTTGATCGTG
It encodes the following:
- a CDS encoding protein-L-isoaspartate(D-aspartate) O-methyltransferase produces the protein MNMDPVRKRERMVREQIEANGIRDPEVLRAMRAVPRHLFVQEALAAQAYDDRPQPIGHGQTISQPYIVALMTEILEIKPGMKVLEIGTGSGYQAAVLAEMGADVFTVERVRELHFEARERLARLKYYFVKLKLDDGTLGWPEEAPFDRIIVTAGGPKVPEPLVEQLADDGILVIPVGPSKRAQTLKVVRKERGLVRTEDRTPVIFVDLVGRHGWDG
- a CDS encoding DUF368 domain-containing protein, with the translated sequence MGVADVIPGVSGGTIAFITGIYDQLVESIRSFDVAFLRLLMRGQFVAAFEHVHFRFLAPLLFGIAVAIVSMARIMHHVMDHYPVQTWALFFGLIAASILVVGRQIKPFRPTNVALVLCGTLAAYWIVGLIPVETPDESWFIFVCGALAICAMILPGISGAFILLVLGKYHFITAAVKNPFVHESIGIIAVFGAGCVVGIMGFSRLLHWLLLHRRAATISILTGFMLGAMRKIWPWKEVLETRVMGVREFVIREANVLPRAVDVEFWTALALMCAGFLGVMLLERACMKPESVLES
- a CDS encoding Mrp/NBP35 family ATP-binding protein, which translates into the protein MTSQSCSSCSGGKGGSAAQAMQDELIKSTLARIRYKLFVMSGKGGVGKSSVAVNIAAALSTMGYRVGILDVDIHGPSVPGLLGIKGQLDVDRGRIIRPKQYAENLSVVSMESLLKDPDQAVLWRGPMKTSAIRQFVADVSWGDLDFLVIDSPPGTGDEHMTVLKTIPDALCVIVTTPQEVSLADVRKAVNFLQYAKAGILGVVENMSGLICPHCREEIELFKKGGGRELAERYGLPFLGAIPLDPATVVASDLGKPVVMLSEETPVKAALMQLARTIVAETEKSLEAAAAQGPVLE